Proteins co-encoded in one Streptomyces sp. NBC_01283 genomic window:
- a CDS encoding ABC transporter permease, with protein sequence MTGFLVKRFLQALVVLFLVSIIVFTLLHMLPGGPARAILGPKGTPQQIETFNHQQGYDRSLPAQYVMYLKRLFTGDLGESFKLNSPVFDLLKQRLPKTLLLTVLSTALAVVIAVPLGLLQAVRRGKASDYAMTGIAFLLYATPVFFLGLIMIILFAQVMPILPAEAPQGESVGELLGDFTGLVLPVVTMAFGIVAMFSRYMRSAVLDNLTEEYVRTAMAKGQSSRRIMVRHVLRNALIPLATLLGLYLPTLFSGALVVESMFNYPGMGLLFWNAAQGSDFPVLLGVTLVVGIATVVGSLLTDILYAVLDPRIRSVA encoded by the coding sequence GTGACCGGCTTTCTGGTCAAGCGCTTCCTTCAGGCGCTGGTCGTGCTGTTCCTGGTCTCGATCATCGTCTTCACGCTGCTGCACATGCTGCCCGGCGGCCCCGCGCGCGCCATCCTCGGCCCGAAGGGCACCCCGCAGCAGATCGAGACCTTCAACCACCAGCAGGGATACGACCGTTCCCTGCCCGCGCAGTACGTGATGTACCTGAAGCGGCTGTTCACCGGCGACCTCGGCGAGTCCTTCAAGCTCAACTCCCCGGTCTTCGACCTGCTCAAGCAGCGGCTGCCGAAGACCCTGCTCCTGACGGTCCTTTCCACCGCGCTCGCCGTGGTCATCGCCGTCCCGCTCGGCCTGCTGCAGGCCGTGCGCCGCGGCAAGGCGTCGGACTACGCGATGACGGGCATCGCCTTCCTCCTGTACGCGACGCCGGTGTTCTTCCTCGGTCTCATCATGATCATCCTGTTCGCGCAGGTGATGCCGATCCTCCCGGCAGAGGCACCCCAGGGCGAGAGCGTCGGCGAACTCCTGGGCGACTTCACTGGGTTGGTGCTTCCCGTCGTCACCATGGCGTTCGGCATCGTGGCGATGTTCAGCCGCTACATGCGCTCCGCGGTCCTCGACAACCTCACCGAGGAATACGTCCGTACGGCGATGGCCAAGGGCCAGTCGAGCCGCCGGATCATGGTCCGGCACGTCCTGCGCAACGCCCTGATCCCGCTCGCCACACTGCTCGGCCTGTATCTGCCGACGCTGTTCAGCGGTGCGCTCGTCGTCGAGTCGATGTTCAACTACCCCGGTATGGGGCTGCTGTTCTGGAACGCGGCGCAGGGCTCCGACTTCCCGGTGCTGCTCGGCGTGACGCTCGTCGTCGGCATCGCCACCGTCGTCGGCTCGCTGCTCACCGACATCCTGTACGCCGTCCTCGACCCCCGGATCCGGAGCGTGGCATGA
- a CDS encoding ROK family protein: protein MSKELIEATGGGMAGTPHGEPGSAQHILQLVSSGAASSRADLVRELGLAPSTVSLRVQELVAAGVLTESGEGASRGGRRPRLLRVHAQGGVALAADLGSHHARIGVVDLGGTVLDAVDLPHDITAGPESAVDWLCGQVAELGARQRESGRTVRALGVAFPGPVQPAEGRVLSPSRMPGWHRYPLRDVLAERLGIPVTVDNDATMMAVGEHRTARPGLDHMVVVKAGRGIGSGVIVAGRPHDGAGGSAGDISHVRIEAAGDRPCSCGNIGCLETVASGAALIRELAQQGVEVADTTELLRLVADGDPQATTLVRTAGRHIGTVLSVVVNFFNPQAVALGGVLATAEPLVAAVRGVLYERCLPLATADLEITTTVTGRDAGLLGAGLTALRQNLPTTPAPQDPSSQEESVQA, encoded by the coding sequence ATGTCGAAAGAACTGATCGAAGCAACTGGGGGCGGCATGGCCGGAACACCGCACGGCGAACCGGGGTCGGCCCAGCACATCCTGCAGCTGGTTTCTTCGGGCGCCGCCTCCTCGCGGGCCGATCTCGTACGGGAGCTGGGGCTCGCCCCCTCCACGGTGTCGCTGCGGGTGCAGGAACTCGTCGCCGCCGGCGTGCTCACGGAATCCGGCGAGGGAGCGTCACGCGGTGGCCGCCGCCCCCGCCTCCTGCGCGTCCACGCACAGGGCGGCGTCGCCCTCGCCGCCGACCTCGGCAGCCACCACGCGCGCATCGGCGTCGTCGACCTCGGCGGCACCGTCCTGGACGCCGTCGACCTGCCGCACGACATCACCGCGGGGCCCGAGTCAGCCGTCGACTGGCTCTGCGGGCAGGTCGCCGAACTGGGCGCCCGGCAGCGCGAGTCGGGCCGCACCGTACGCGCCCTGGGTGTCGCCTTTCCCGGCCCCGTGCAGCCCGCCGAGGGCCGCGTCCTGAGCCCGTCCCGCATGCCCGGCTGGCACCGCTACCCGCTGCGCGACGTCCTCGCCGAACGCCTCGGCATCCCCGTCACCGTCGACAACGACGCCACGATGATGGCCGTCGGCGAACACCGCACCGCACGCCCCGGACTCGACCACATGGTCGTCGTCAAGGCGGGCCGCGGCATCGGCAGTGGTGTCATCGTGGCGGGCCGCCCGCACGACGGCGCGGGCGGCTCCGCGGGCGACATCAGCCACGTGCGCATCGAGGCGGCGGGCGACCGCCCGTGCAGCTGCGGCAACATCGGCTGCCTGGAGACCGTGGCGAGCGGCGCCGCGCTCATCCGCGAACTCGCTCAGCAGGGCGTAGAGGTGGCGGACACCACCGAGCTCCTGCGGCTCGTCGCCGACGGCGACCCGCAGGCCACCACCCTGGTCCGCACGGCGGGACGGCACATCGGCACGGTCCTCTCCGTCGTCGTGAACTTCTTCAACCCCCAGGCCGTCGCCCTCGGCGGCGTACTCGCCACCGCCGAACCGCTCGTCGCCGCCGTACGCGGTGTCCTCTACGAGCGCTGCCTGCCCCTGGCCACCGCGGACCTGGAGATCACCACCACCGTGACGGGCCGCGACGCCGGCCTCCTCGGCGCCGGACTCACCGCCCTGCGCCAGAACCTGCCGACCACCCCGGCCCCACAGGACCCGTCGTCCCAGGAAGAGAGCGTCCAAGCATGA
- a CDS encoding BTAD domain-containing putative transcriptional regulator — translation MAVTDRPGVRGDAPPALRLRLLGGFHLSRGEGDGGGQVDVSASGQQLLALLGLRGPVTRSALAGTLWPDVTEERARACLRTAIWRLNDASSAVGAPRPGVLALSRCVRLDIQDFTATAHHILAAPAEGTGAACSALMGMGELLPGWHQDWVVFERERLHQLRLHALEALSARLVVREQYAPALEAALESTRIDPLRESAHRAVVTVHLAENNLAEAVRHFKAFRGLLRTELGIEPSEQFRTMVRRALT, via the coding sequence ATGGCTGTCACGGACCGTCCGGGGGTACGCGGCGACGCGCCACCTGCCCTGCGTCTGCGGCTGCTTGGGGGATTTCACCTCAGCCGCGGCGAGGGCGACGGCGGCGGGCAGGTCGACGTGTCCGCCAGCGGGCAGCAGCTGCTCGCACTCCTCGGGCTCCGCGGCCCCGTGACCCGGTCGGCGCTCGCGGGGACCCTGTGGCCCGACGTCACCGAGGAGCGTGCGCGGGCCTGCCTCCGTACCGCCATCTGGCGTCTGAACGACGCGAGTTCGGCCGTCGGCGCCCCTCGGCCCGGGGTGCTCGCGCTCAGCCGGTGCGTCCGGCTCGACATCCAGGACTTCACCGCCACGGCACACCACATACTCGCGGCCCCGGCCGAGGGAACCGGGGCCGCGTGCTCCGCGCTGATGGGCATGGGTGAGCTGCTGCCCGGCTGGCACCAGGACTGGGTGGTGTTCGAGCGCGAGCGGCTGCACCAGCTGCGGCTGCACGCGCTGGAGGCCCTCTCGGCGCGGCTCGTCGTGCGCGAGCAGTACGCCCCCGCCCTGGAGGCCGCGCTGGAGAGCACCCGGATCGATCCGCTGCGCGAGAGCGCGCACCGTGCGGTCGTGACGGTGCACCTCGCCGAGAACAACCTCGCGGAGGCGGTACGCCACTTCAAGGCGTTCCGCGGGCTGCTCCGCACGGAGCTCGGCATCGAACCCTCGGAGCAGTTCCGCACGATGGTGCGGCGCGCGCTGACCTGA
- a CDS encoding M81 family metallopeptidase — MTTPASNQRRLRIGIGGIGIESSTFCPHRSTTDDFRQTRGQDLLDRYTWTRPGSDLANTVEWVPLLHATSLPGGPVEAESYLILKDELVTRIREAGPLDGLVHDIHGAMSVVGLTDAEADLTEAVRAALDSVGTPDGGRPMMSTAMDLHGNVSRRFAEPIDLLTAHRLAPHEDAWETRERAARNLVRCLREGVRPHRAWVQVPVLLPGEKTSTRLEPAKSLYASLADIEKLPGILDAAMWVGYAWADEPRCKAAIVVTGDDAELAAAEAGKLARRYWDARRDFVFVGPTGGAEECVAKAVASEKRPFLISDSGDNPTAGGAGDLAYMLSKLLENDSIRSGKVTAVHPGITDPVAVARCFEAGVGAEVTLSVGGKVDANHGGPYELTGTVVALQRATEQKDRAEGGAYDRGVDMAAVRTGGVTVILVERRKPFHTLADFMGPADGGLGIDPRTFDLVVVKIGYLEPELYDMAADWLLALTPGGVDQDLLRLGHHRVERPLYPFDEDAHETGAGPDLTATQLAPLA, encoded by the coding sequence ATGACCACCCCCGCATCGAACCAGCGCCGCCTGCGCATCGGCATCGGCGGCATCGGCATCGAGTCCTCCACCTTCTGCCCGCACCGCTCCACCACGGACGACTTCCGCCAGACCCGCGGCCAGGACCTCCTGGACCGCTACACCTGGACCCGGCCCGGATCGGACCTCGCGAACACGGTCGAATGGGTGCCGCTCCTGCACGCGACCTCGCTGCCCGGCGGTCCGGTCGAGGCCGAGTCGTACCTGATCCTCAAGGACGAACTGGTCACGCGCATACGGGAGGCGGGCCCCCTGGACGGTCTCGTCCACGACATCCATGGCGCGATGAGCGTCGTCGGCCTGACCGACGCCGAGGCCGACCTGACGGAAGCCGTCCGCGCCGCGCTCGACTCCGTCGGCACCCCCGACGGCGGCCGCCCCATGATGTCGACCGCCATGGACCTGCACGGCAACGTCTCGCGCCGGTTCGCCGAGCCCATCGACCTGCTCACCGCCCACCGCCTCGCCCCGCACGAAGACGCCTGGGAGACCCGCGAGCGCGCCGCACGCAACCTCGTACGCTGCCTGCGCGAGGGAGTCAGGCCGCACCGCGCCTGGGTGCAGGTGCCCGTGCTGCTGCCCGGCGAGAAGACCAGCACCCGCCTGGAGCCCGCCAAGTCGCTCTACGCCTCGCTCGCCGACATCGAGAAGCTGCCCGGCATCCTCGACGCCGCGATGTGGGTCGGCTACGCCTGGGCGGACGAACCGCGCTGCAAGGCCGCGATCGTCGTCACCGGCGACGACGCCGAACTGGCCGCCGCGGAGGCCGGGAAGCTGGCCCGCCGCTACTGGGACGCGCGTCGCGACTTCGTCTTCGTCGGCCCGACCGGCGGTGCCGAGGAGTGCGTCGCGAAGGCGGTGGCCTCGGAGAAGCGGCCCTTCCTGATCAGCGACTCCGGCGACAACCCCACGGCGGGCGGCGCGGGCGACCTCGCGTACATGCTGAGCAAGCTCCTGGAGAACGACTCCATCCGCTCCGGGAAGGTCACCGCCGTCCACCCCGGCATCACCGACCCGGTGGCCGTCGCCCGCTGCTTCGAGGCCGGAGTGGGTGCCGAGGTCACCCTGAGCGTGGGCGGCAAGGTCGACGCGAACCACGGTGGACCGTACGAACTCACCGGCACCGTCGTGGCGTTGCAGCGCGCGACCGAGCAGAAGGACCGCGCGGAAGGCGGCGCGTACGACCGGGGTGTCGACATGGCGGCGGTGCGCACCGGCGGAGTGACCGTGATCCTGGTCGAGCGCCGCAAGCCCTTCCACACCCTCGCGGACTTCATGGGCCCGGCGGACGGCGGCCTCGGCATCGACCCGCGCACCTTCGACCTCGTGGTCGTCAAGATCGGCTACCTGGAGCCCGAGCTCTACGACATGGCCGCCGACTGGCTCCTCGCCCTCACCCCGGGCGGCGTCGACCAGGACCTGCTGCGGCTCGGCCACCACCGGGTCGAGCGCCCGCTCTACCCGTTCGACGAGGACGCCCACGAAACCGGGGCGGGCCCGGACCTGACGGCGACCCAACTGGCGCCGCTCGCCTGA
- a CDS encoding peptide ABC transporter substrate-binding protein: MRSRRSRPRARRRALIAAAATVAALALTAVTGCTQEGGRVDMGPTGGTPVEGGTATMALPPAATPNWIFPIGAPGYGASYNYGIQSLLFMPVYDAVQEKGELTTHGPSTLGREPKFSDANKTVTVPLREGVKWSDGEPVTSRDIEFWFNLVKANRTSWGNYSVGTMPDNVKRFEAVDDHTVRLHLSRAYNPDWFTANQLTLMRALPQHAWDAKTEGGKIGDWDRTKDGAKTVFARLTRHAKSLGSYGSDPLWKTVNGPWKLAGWRDSGQVTIVPNEKYTGPKSQRPHLDKVVFKPFTTADSEYNVLRSGGVDYGYIPPSVVAQKEKFQEKGYRVDPWEGWAATYIVYNFNSTHAGPMMDQLYIRRAMQHLVDQKAMSDVIWQGSATPTLGPVPVTPKSQYLSRAMEKNQYPFDVREARRLLTAHGWRTEDGTARCVRPGTDADECGKGIAGNAPLELTLLSQSGSTETTNMMQELKSSLSKAGIDLTVRQQPLNSVLGNSVPCTAKDPGCDWDMSFFGTAGSWYYPLNPSGEQLFSTGASANFGNYSDKRADRIIRGVQYSPDMKAVHEYGEYLAEQLPVMWMPNPAYQVSVIRNDLRGISQNPTVTFAPQDWYYVKKKGADK; encoded by the coding sequence ATGCGCTCTAGGCGATCACGTCCCCGCGCTCGGCGCCGCGCGCTCATAGCGGCGGCGGCAACCGTTGCCGCGCTCGCCCTCACGGCAGTGACCGGCTGCACGCAGGAGGGCGGCCGCGTCGACATGGGTCCCACCGGCGGCACTCCGGTCGAGGGCGGCACCGCCACGATGGCCCTGCCGCCCGCCGCGACACCGAACTGGATCTTCCCGATCGGCGCCCCCGGTTACGGCGCCTCGTACAACTACGGGATCCAGTCGCTGCTCTTCATGCCGGTGTACGACGCCGTGCAGGAGAAGGGCGAGCTGACCACGCACGGCCCGAGCACGCTGGGCCGGGAGCCGAAGTTCAGCGACGCCAACAAGACGGTGACCGTGCCGCTGCGCGAGGGCGTGAAGTGGTCCGACGGAGAGCCGGTCACCTCACGCGACATCGAGTTCTGGTTCAACCTCGTCAAGGCCAACAGGACGAGCTGGGGCAACTACTCGGTCGGCACGATGCCCGACAACGTCAAGCGGTTCGAGGCCGTCGACGACCACACCGTGCGCCTGCACCTGAGCCGCGCGTACAACCCGGACTGGTTCACCGCCAACCAGCTCACGCTGATGCGGGCCCTGCCCCAGCACGCCTGGGACGCCAAGACCGAGGGCGGAAAGATCGGCGACTGGGACCGCACGAAGGACGGCGCCAAGACCGTCTTCGCGCGGCTCACGCGGCACGCCAAGAGCCTTGGATCGTACGGCTCCGACCCGCTGTGGAAGACGGTCAACGGGCCCTGGAAGCTGGCGGGCTGGCGCGACAGCGGCCAGGTCACCATCGTGCCCAACGAGAAGTACACCGGCCCGAAGTCGCAGCGTCCGCACCTCGACAAGGTCGTCTTCAAGCCCTTCACCACCGCCGACTCCGAGTACAACGTCCTGCGTTCGGGGGGCGTCGACTACGGCTACATCCCGCCGTCGGTGGTGGCGCAGAAGGAGAAGTTCCAGGAGAAGGGCTACCGTGTCGATCCGTGGGAGGGCTGGGCGGCGACGTACATCGTCTACAACTTCAACTCCACGCACGCGGGCCCGATGATGGACCAGCTCTACATCCGCCGGGCGATGCAGCATCTCGTCGACCAGAAGGCGATGAGCGACGTCATCTGGCAGGGCAGCGCGACGCCGACGCTCGGTCCGGTGCCGGTGACGCCGAAGAGCCAGTACCTGTCCAGGGCGATGGAGAAGAACCAGTACCCGTTCGACGTGCGCGAGGCCCGGCGGCTCCTCACCGCGCACGGCTGGCGGACCGAGGACGGCACCGCCCGCTGCGTACGCCCGGGGACGGACGCCGACGAGTGCGGCAAGGGCATCGCGGGGAACGCCCCGCTCGAACTCACCCTGCTCTCCCAGTCCGGATCCACCGAGACCACGAACATGATGCAGGAGCTCAAGTCCTCGCTCTCCAAGGCCGGGATCGACCTGACCGTGCGCCAGCAACCGCTGAACTCGGTGCTCGGCAACTCCGTCCCCTGCACGGCGAAGGACCCCGGCTGCGACTGGGACATGTCGTTCTTCGGCACGGCCGGCAGCTGGTACTACCCGCTCAACCCGAGCGGTGAGCAGCTCTTCTCCACCGGCGCTTCGGCCAACTTCGGGAACTACAGCGACAAGAGGGCCGACCGGATCATCCGCGGCGTGCAGTACTCCCCCGACATGAAGGCCGTGCACGAGTACGGCGAGTACCTGGCCGAGCAGCTGCCGGTGATGTGGATGCCCAACCCCGCCTACCAGGTCTCCGTGATCCGCAACGACTTGCGGGGCATCAGCCAGAACCCGACGGTCACCTTCGCGCCGCAGGACTGGTACTACGTCAAGAAGAAGGGAGCCGACAAGTGA
- a CDS encoding transporter substrate-binding domain-containing protein, whose product MKRAATLSALVCLLAVTAAAPASPDTGRGKDRHHGSLLDSVPKSGVLKVCTTGDYRPFTHLDPADGTYSGVDIKMAEDLAKSLDAKPSYVPTTWANLTKDVAAGRCDIAVGGVSITLPRARQVYFSEPTREDGKTPIVRCADKDEFGEGTLKDIDKPGTTVIVNPGGTNEQFARENIKQAAIKLHPENTTIFQEIVAGRADVMMTDASETRYQSKIHPELCSLHPDKPFTFSEKAYALPRGDEPFKEYVDQFTHLATHDGTYAGYEAEWMGAPSGS is encoded by the coding sequence GTGAAGCGTGCCGCCACCCTGTCCGCCCTGGTCTGTCTGCTCGCCGTCACGGCTGCCGCGCCCGCGTCGCCCGACACCGGGCGCGGCAAGGACCGCCACCACGGAAGCCTCCTCGATTCCGTGCCGAAGTCGGGCGTCCTGAAGGTGTGCACGACCGGCGACTACCGCCCCTTCACCCACCTCGACCCAGCCGACGGAACGTACAGCGGCGTGGACATCAAGATGGCCGAGGACCTGGCGAAGAGCCTCGACGCGAAGCCCTCGTACGTGCCGACGACCTGGGCGAACCTGACCAAGGACGTCGCGGCCGGCCGCTGCGACATCGCGGTCGGCGGCGTCTCCATCACCCTGCCCCGCGCCCGCCAGGTCTACTTCAGCGAGCCGACCCGCGAGGACGGCAAGACGCCGATCGTGCGCTGCGCCGACAAGGACGAGTTCGGCGAGGGCACGCTCAAGGACATCGACAAGCCGGGCACCACCGTCATCGTCAACCCCGGCGGCACGAACGAGCAGTTCGCGCGCGAGAACATCAAGCAGGCCGCCATCAAGCTGCACCCCGAGAACACCACGATCTTCCAGGAGATCGTCGCGGGCCGCGCGGATGTGATGATGACGGACGCCAGCGAGACCCGCTACCAGTCCAAGATCCACCCCGAGCTCTGCTCCCTCCACCCCGACAAGCCCTTCACCTTCTCGGAGAAGGCCTACGCGCTGCCGCGCGGGGACGAGCCGTTCAAGGAGTACGTCGACCAGTTCACGCACCTCGCGACGCACGACGGGACGTACGCGGGGTACGAGGCCGAGTGGATGGGTGCCCCCTCGGGTTCCTAG
- a CDS encoding ABC transporter permease, with protein MSTATAPVSPDAAPGNEAAAQATPSLARRTLQVFTGNKLALTGVVVLVLLLAFSYLGPLLYSTEQTHTDLSRANLAPGSSGHLLGTTDLGYDMVGRLMVAGQTSLEIGLAAGLLATLFGTVYGAVAGYFGGWVDAAMMRITDAALAIPAMFLLVVVAAIITPSKGVLIVIIASVAWLSPARLVRGEALSLRDREYVQAMRMMGGGGARAVFKHIVPNAIGTIIVNCTFQIADAILYVSYLAFLGLSIPPPSADWGSMLSAGITYTQNGYWWLIFPPGIAIVLVVAAFNFIGDGLRDAFEVRLRK; from the coding sequence ATGAGTACCGCGACCGCACCTGTCAGCCCGGACGCCGCTCCGGGCAACGAGGCGGCGGCCCAGGCCACGCCCTCCCTCGCCCGCCGCACGCTCCAGGTCTTCACCGGCAACAAGCTCGCCCTGACCGGCGTGGTGGTCCTGGTCCTGCTCCTTGCCTTCAGCTACCTCGGGCCGCTCCTGTACTCCACCGAGCAGACGCACACCGACCTGTCCCGGGCGAACCTCGCACCGGGCAGCTCCGGCCACCTCCTGGGCACCACCGACCTCGGCTACGACATGGTCGGCCGGCTGATGGTCGCCGGACAGACGTCCCTCGAAATCGGCCTGGCGGCAGGCCTGTTGGCCACGCTCTTCGGGACGGTGTACGGCGCCGTCGCGGGCTACTTCGGCGGTTGGGTGGACGCGGCCATGATGCGGATCACGGACGCCGCGCTCGCCATCCCCGCGATGTTCCTGCTCGTCGTGGTCGCCGCGATCATCACGCCCAGCAAGGGCGTCCTCATCGTGATCATCGCGTCGGTCGCCTGGCTCTCCCCCGCCCGCCTGGTGCGCGGCGAAGCGCTCTCGCTGCGCGACCGCGAGTACGTACAGGCGATGCGGATGATGGGCGGCGGCGGCGCGCGGGCCGTGTTCAAGCACATCGTGCCGAACGCGATCGGCACGATCATCGTCAACTGCACCTTCCAGATCGCCGACGCCATCCTCTACGTCAGCTATCTGGCCTTCCTGGGCCTGAGCATCCCGCCGCCGTCGGCCGACTGGGGGTCGATGCTCTCGGCCGGCATCACCTACACCCAGAACGGCTACTGGTGGCTGATCTTCCCGCCGGGCATCGCGATCGTCCTGGTCGTCGCCGCGTTCAACTTCATCGGTGACGGGCTGCGGGACGCGTTCGAAGTACGG
- a CDS encoding caspase domain-containing protein, translating into MNDLHYAVVVGINRYPAISDLQAARGDAVRFRDWLVDPGGGDVPEGNVTLVTATEEQERTADFMCAVPTRENVDQALYRANTAVQRAIEDRPEEEWEASRQRTRLYFFLAGHGFMTPPNSTALLMANAAFDLLGNHLAVGQYLDWYESSSPFREIVCFADCCRTSSGNGSMFPFGPPFTTTVGALEKVDCFVGYATSQGDPAYEEQNADPDLARGHFTTALLDGLGGRSADRKGLITSDSLADYVVRHVEDRTRHLLVPQQPRFVKGSAPMVFARDVEDGMPSVTLCFPDGFRGWVQLRGGDPDEEPLRLLVDDGERVERLAPGLYRVTPESWAADDFRNGGFFEVMTGGGNGVQL; encoded by the coding sequence ATGAACGACCTGCACTACGCCGTGGTCGTCGGCATCAACCGTTATCCGGCCATCAGTGACCTGCAGGCCGCGCGGGGTGATGCGGTCCGGTTCCGGGACTGGCTCGTCGACCCGGGGGGAGGCGATGTGCCCGAAGGCAACGTCACGCTGGTGACCGCCACCGAGGAGCAGGAGCGCACCGCGGACTTCATGTGCGCCGTACCGACCAGAGAGAACGTCGACCAGGCGCTCTACCGGGCGAACACCGCGGTCCAGCGGGCCATAGAGGACCGGCCCGAGGAGGAATGGGAGGCGTCCAGGCAGCGCACCAGGCTCTACTTCTTCCTCGCGGGGCACGGCTTCATGACGCCGCCCAACAGCACCGCGCTGCTGATGGCCAACGCCGCGTTCGACCTGCTCGGCAATCACCTCGCGGTGGGCCAGTACCTGGACTGGTACGAGTCCTCGTCGCCGTTCCGCGAGATCGTCTGCTTCGCCGACTGCTGCCGTACGAGCAGCGGCAACGGTTCGATGTTCCCCTTCGGGCCGCCCTTCACCACCACGGTGGGCGCGCTGGAGAAGGTCGACTGCTTCGTCGGGTACGCCACTTCGCAGGGAGACCCGGCCTACGAGGAACAGAACGCCGACCCCGACCTGGCGCGCGGGCACTTCACGACCGCGCTCCTCGACGGTCTCGGCGGCCGCAGCGCCGACCGCAAGGGGCTCATCACCTCCGACAGCCTCGCGGACTACGTCGTACGGCATGTGGAGGACCGCACCAGACACCTGCTGGTCCCGCAGCAGCCCAGGTTCGTCAAGGGGAGCGCCCCGATGGTCTTCGCCCGTGACGTGGAGGACGGCATGCCGTCCGTGACGCTGTGCTTCCCGGACGGCTTCCGGGGCTGGGTGCAACTGCGCGGCGGTGACCCCGACGAGGAACCCCTGAGGCTGCTCGTCGACGACGGGGAACGCGTCGAGAGGCTCGCCCCGGGCCTGTACCGGGTGACGCCGGAGAGCTGGGCGGCGGACGACTTCCGCAACGGTGGATTCTTCGAGGTAATGACAGGCGGTGGGAATGGTGTCCAGCTCTGA